The sequence gtcatctccactcatctcccgtcCTCCACCTCTGCTTCCTCCACTTCTaatctcctctcttccactttccaatctcctcctcctccacactctcttcctcctcctcctgcctcctccacgatctcctcactcatctcctcctcctccacttctccgtTCTCCTTCGGGGCGCCCATCTCcactatctccacctcctccacgttCTCCTCCGCTCCTATCTCCACTGCGAgttcaataggaggaggaggaggaggaggaggatttctgttcgaaggaggaggaggaggaggagaggtcaagtcttccttctccttcctctctccaaaatctcctccttctcttcctccctccaccacctccacctcctccacctcctcctccaccttccccttctccttcacgGGGGGGGCCACAGGGGGGAAGGCGGCCAGTGTCTTCAGTTTCGGAGGGGGGTCAGCCGCCACCGCCCCCCAAGCCGCCACTGCCCCATCTGCCCCAGCCGCCAGCCCCTTCAACCCACCCGCCGCTACATCCGCCACTGGGTTTCCTTTTGGGGCCGTGCAGCCGTCAGCCGCCACCACAGCCGCCTCAGCCGCCACAGCCAGTCCCTTCTCCTTTGGTTCTGCCGCCACAGCCGCCCCGTCAGCCATGCCAGCCGCCCCATCAGCCATGTCAGCAGCTGCCTCGCTGTTCCAGTTTGGGTCCGCCATCACAGCCGCCGCCCCAGCtgccaccactaccgccaccacagCCGCCACCTCGCCCTTCGCCTTCGGTGCTAAGCCAGCCGGCGGTGGGTTTGGTGAGGCAGCCGCCACGGCCAACAAgccttcctccgccttctccttcacccctgcGGCCGCCGCCCCCACCCCCGCCTCCAGCGCCTTCTCCTTCACGGCCGCCACACCtgccaccacctccgccgccgccacctccgcccAGCCCTTCCAGTTTGGCGCCAAGGCCGCCgctcccgccgccgcccccgctgcTGCCTCCGCCAGCCCCTTTAGCTTCTCTGCTGCCGCCCCAAAGCTCAGCTTTGGGGCGGCCGGGGCGGCGGCCTCACCACCCCCTCCAGCATTTGGCGGGGCATCGACAACAGGGTTCGGCCAGCcagccgccgctgccgccaccacGGCTGCCACAGCAAGCTTCGGTGCCCCGGCGGCCACTTCACCCTTCGGTGGGGCGGCGGCTGCCCCGTCCTTCACCCCCAGTTCCTTTAACTTTGGGTCAGCAGCCTCCGCTGCCCCCGCTGCTGCCAGCAACCAGCCGCCGGCCTTTGGGGCGGCTACCAGCACCTTCCCTGCAACACCGGCCGCCAGCACCTTCCCGGCATCCCCGGCCGCCAGCACCTTCGCAGCAGCCCCGGCCGCCAGCACCTTTGCAGCAGCCCCGGCCGCCAGCACCTTTGCAGCAGCCCCAGCCGCCAGCACCTTTGCAGCAGCCCCGGCCGCCAGCACCTTTGCAGCAGCCCCAGCCGCCAGCACCTTTGCAGCAGCCCCGGCCGCCAGCACCTTTGCAGCAGCCCCAGCCGCCAGCACCTTCCCGGCAGCCCCGGCAGCCTCCCAGCCCTTCCAGTTTGGCCAGGGTGCGGCGGCCCCTGCCCCCACATTTGGGTCaccagcagccagccagccgccacAGGGGCCTTTGGGGGTGTTCCAGTTTGGCGGCcgcccccaccccctccttcacccccggCAACAACCCCACGCCAGGCACGCGGCGGCCCAGGGCCAGGCCGCCACGACGCCACCGCTAGGCCGCCACTGATGTtatgttaccttaccttaccttaccttaccttatctaaccttaccttaccttaccttaccttaccttacctaacctaaccttatctaaccttaccttaccttacctaaccttaccttaccttaccttaccttac is a genomic window of Eriocheir sinensis breed Jianghai 21 chromosome 69, ASM2467909v1, whole genome shotgun sequence containing:
- the LOC126988341 gene encoding nuclear pore complex protein Nup58-like; translation: MSAAASLFQFGSAITAAAPAATTTATTAATSPFAFGAKPAGGGFGEAAATANKPSSAFSFTPAAAAPTPASSAFSFTAATPATTSAAATSAQPFQFGAKAAAPAAAPAAASASPFSFSAAAPKLSFGAAGAAASPPPPAFGGASTTGFGQPAAAAATTAATASFGAPAATSPFGGAAAAPSFTPSSFNFGSAASAAPAAASNQPPAFGAATSTFPATPAASTFPASPAASTFAAAPAASTFAAAPAASTFAAAPAASTFAAAPAASTFAAAPAASTFAAAPAASTFAAAPAASTFPAAPAASQPFQFGQGAAAPAPTFGSPAASQPPQGPLGVFQFGGRPHPLLHPRQQPHARHAAAQGQAATTPPLGRH